One window from the genome of Vicinamibacteria bacterium encodes:
- a CDS encoding FAD-dependent oxidoreductase — MDRRKFIKTAGASAGAIAIGRGVDANAANRAPESAGSQSTMGSRSDVTADVAVVGAGVMGNWTALNLREMGLSVVLIDQYSPGNSKSSSMGEVRGMRLTYGEEEHEMLWARNACELWKMRQAEFGTDMFYQCGALAFRSQWTARNSAERALFDKHRVPYEVISYDDLMRRWPQAPPPSEEFFGFYHPWGGVLSPRDANLAVATSFRKKGGSLLIDKASPGARAGGKLQSVTLTSGATVSADTFVFALGAWMPKVFPEVMKNKLSVRKAAYYMYGTPPGDNRFSVPNLPNTGLGLPSINGAGFGLLISPGEEVDPDLFERVPNADEKAAARETLAQRFPALKDQPMLAAWSCQTENSVDGQCFFDLHPEMDNLWLVGGGSWHAFKIGPVIGDYVAHRVVGEKKGLPEAGLSGEALAAIFKLKPETFG, encoded by the coding sequence ATGGACCGTCGAAAATTCATCAAGACCGCCGGGGCGAGTGCGGGAGCTATTGCCATCGGTCGCGGAGTCGACGCGAACGCCGCCAACAGAGCTCCCGAGTCGGCCGGGTCTCAGTCGACCATGGGTTCACGAAGCGACGTTACCGCGGACGTGGCGGTCGTGGGCGCCGGCGTCATGGGAAACTGGACGGCACTCAACCTTCGGGAGATGGGCCTATCGGTGGTCCTGATCGACCAGTACAGCCCCGGGAACTCGAAGTCGAGCTCGATGGGCGAAGTGCGCGGGATGCGGCTCACTTACGGCGAGGAAGAGCACGAGATGCTCTGGGCACGAAACGCCTGCGAGCTGTGGAAGATGCGCCAAGCAGAGTTCGGTACCGACATGTTCTACCAATGCGGCGCGCTGGCGTTCAGGAGCCAGTGGACCGCTCGGAATTCTGCCGAACGGGCGCTCTTCGACAAGCACCGGGTTCCTTACGAGGTGATTTCCTACGATGATCTGATGCGGCGTTGGCCGCAGGCCCCACCCCCGAGCGAGGAGTTCTTCGGCTTCTATCACCCTTGGGGCGGGGTGCTGTCACCTCGTGATGCCAACCTGGCCGTCGCGACGTCGTTCAGGAAGAAGGGTGGCTCGCTGCTGATAGATAAGGCGTCGCCAGGAGCGCGCGCGGGTGGCAAGCTCCAGAGCGTTACGCTCACATCGGGCGCAACCGTCAGTGCCGACACCTTCGTGTTCGCCCTGGGGGCGTGGATGCCCAAGGTGTTCCCCGAGGTCATGAAGAACAAGCTTTCGGTGCGCAAAGCGGCATACTACATGTACGGCACGCCGCCGGGCGACAACCGCTTCTCGGTGCCGAACCTTCCCAACACCGGTCTCGGGCTCCCGAGCATCAACGGCGCGGGGTTCGGGCTACTGATCAGCCCGGGCGAAGAGGTGGACCCGGACCTTTTCGAGCGCGTGCCGAACGCGGACGAGAAAGCCGCCGCCAGAGAAACGCTGGCCCAACGGTTTCCCGCGCTCAAGGATCAGCCGATGCTCGCCGCTTGGTCATGCCAAACCGAGAACTCGGTCGACGGGCAGTGCTTCTTCGATCTGCATCCGGAGATGGACAACCTGTGGCTCGTCGGCGGTGGATCGTGGCACGCCTTCAAGATCGGCCCGGTGATCGGAGATTACGTCGCGCACCGGGTTGTGGGCGAGAAGAAGGGCTTGCCCGAGGCGGGACTGAGTGGAGAAGCGCTGGCGGCGATCTTCAAGCTGAAGCCAGAGACGTTCGGGTAG